One genomic window of Polyangium aurulentum includes the following:
- a CDS encoding alpha/beta fold hydrolase: MKLGAWICWGIAAIGVASTFGCSGDDRATGNAGGGGDGGTGGAGGAGGAGGTIAWSPCPLVTDGEGNEAECAEVEVPLDWAHPEGKQIDVFVKRIAGTGPARKQLWLLSGGPGDASSGFEDAIVKPLQALSPSSDIYLVDHRGVGRSTRLGCPDQEVPGVDAIMADEWPACFAYLESTWGEGLGGFNTTNAAHDVGALIERTRAPGQEAHVFGVSYGTYWAQRYLQLFPEQPTSVTLDSLCQSGLCSQTRFDQGVDQVGKKFMGVCGKDAFCAGKLGEDPLVAMGTFLDGLDAGKCQALTSAGLDRGLAKRLFGALISTLETRTLIPALVYRGNRCSPEDVAAFAHLVGSLSAPPSSSPPPEAYLSSQVLSLHIAISEMLELNPPTLDEALAAEQKAFFWVGDTAAEHALYDAWPRYERDAYVGEYPTTKVPMLLMNGTLDPQTPIEFAEEIAPHYTQPHQTFVPVPDAPHGIILRTPTMTPPHTPCGMSMLQKFVEDPLAPVDTSCVADVVPLDFHGDPAMAEVLLGTKDLWENDMKAQAPRAEVDAAARSLDQVRRAFQRSMPSAR; this comes from the coding sequence ATGAAGCTTGGTGCATGGATCTGCTGGGGTATTGCTGCGATCGGGGTCGCTTCCACGTTCGGGTGCAGCGGGGATGACCGCGCGACGGGCAACGCGGGCGGCGGAGGTGATGGCGGCACGGGCGGCGCGGGCGGCGCGGGCGGCGCGGGGGGCACGATTGCGTGGAGCCCCTGCCCGCTCGTCACGGACGGGGAGGGCAATGAGGCGGAGTGCGCCGAGGTGGAGGTCCCGCTCGATTGGGCTCACCCCGAGGGCAAGCAGATAGACGTATTCGTCAAGCGCATCGCCGGGACCGGACCCGCGCGCAAGCAGCTCTGGCTCCTCTCCGGCGGACCGGGCGACGCGAGCAGCGGTTTCGAGGACGCGATCGTGAAGCCGCTTCAGGCGCTCTCCCCGTCGAGCGACATCTACCTCGTCGATCACCGGGGCGTCGGCCGCTCGACCCGGCTCGGCTGCCCCGACCAGGAGGTGCCCGGCGTCGATGCAATCATGGCGGACGAGTGGCCCGCCTGCTTCGCCTATCTGGAATCGACCTGGGGCGAGGGGCTCGGGGGCTTCAATACGACGAATGCCGCGCACGACGTCGGCGCCCTGATCGAGCGCACCCGCGCGCCGGGACAGGAGGCGCACGTCTTCGGGGTCTCGTACGGCACGTACTGGGCGCAGCGCTATCTGCAGCTCTTCCCCGAACAGCCGACCTCCGTGACGCTCGACAGCCTTTGCCAGTCCGGCCTGTGCTCGCAGACGAGGTTCGATCAAGGGGTCGATCAGGTCGGCAAGAAATTCATGGGGGTATGCGGCAAGGATGCATTCTGCGCCGGGAAGCTCGGGGAGGATCCGCTCGTCGCCATGGGCACGTTCCTCGACGGCCTCGATGCTGGGAAATGTCAGGCGCTCACCTCGGCCGGCCTCGACAGGGGCCTCGCGAAGCGGCTCTTTGGCGCGCTCATCTCGACGCTCGAGACGCGCACGCTGATCCCCGCGCTCGTTTACCGCGGAAATCGGTGCTCGCCCGAGGACGTCGCCGCCTTCGCGCACCTCGTCGGATCCTTGAGCGCGCCGCCCTCGTCGTCCCCGCCGCCGGAGGCTTACCTGTCCTCGCAGGTGCTGTCGTTGCACATCGCCATCTCGGAGATGCTCGAGCTGAACCCGCCGACCCTCGACGAGGCCCTGGCGGCCGAGCAGAAGGCTTTCTTCTGGGTGGGCGACACCGCGGCCGAACATGCCCTTTACGACGCCTGGCCTCGCTATGAGCGCGACGCGTACGTCGGCGAGTATCCGACCACCAAGGTCCCGATGCTCTTGATGAACGGGACGCTCGACCCGCAGACGCCGATCGAATTCGCGGAGGAGATCGCGCCGCATTACACGCAGCCGCACCAGACCTTCGTGCCCGTCCCGGATGCGCCGCACGGGATCATCCTGCGAACGCCGACCATGACGCCGCCGCACACGCCGTGCGGGATGTCGATGCTCCAGAAGTTCGTCGAGGACCCGCTCGCGCCCGTCGATACCTCGTGCGTCGCCGACGTGGTCCCCCTCGATTTCCACGGGGATCCGGCCATGGCCGAGGTCCTGCTCGGAACGAAGGACCTGTGGGAGAACGACATGAAGGCGCAGGCGCCCCGCGCAGAGGTCGACGCGGCAGCACGCTCGCTCGACCAGGTCAGGCGCGCATTCCAGCGCAGCATGCCGAGCGCGCGCTGA